The DNA region AGTCCGATTGAGGAATTTGATTGCTCGCTGGTCGCTGAAGCACAGTTCTTTGCAGACTTCAATTCTGCATCATGGATGATGTATTGTGCAGCATTATAGCACTGCAAATGAAGTAAAATTTGCCAgtgtcaaaatcaattcattaTTTCTAGGCGCATACTCTACACAAATAAACAGAGAAGATGATGATAGTAGATAGTAATGATAGTCACCTGTGCAGCTTTCTCCTCCGAAGCACAAAGCACAATGGCTCGAGGATGCTTTGAATTTGAACTAAGCAACTCTCTATCCCGTCTTAGCAGCTATACAAGTTAACAGAGTTAATCCAATTATTCACAGTAAACAATGAACATAGAAGGAACACAACTACAAATAGAAACCTGTTCTCTCTTGCCTGGATgtcttgaaattgaaaataaggaCAAATTCATATTTACTAAATGAGAAATTTCTAAATACTGAGATACTGATCCTTTTTTTCTGATTTACTAAAGAATACAAACAATGCTCTATAGCAGAGTTCAAATAGATTAAACAACCAAGAAGCAAAAGGAATTCGGGATTTGACGCTGAGAAACCATCCATTTGACAGGAATAAATATGGTTAAGAACACCATTACCAGTTGACATCTTTTCTTATGAATTACATATCGAGTTTTACTATCAAAGTGAAACCCATACCaaataaataacaaataaaaataaacaaaccaTGGAATTTAATGCCAGCTTGCATTTCCTAAATTCTACTATCTTTTGTATCTCTTAGAATTTGGGCTAAGATCTTACTCAACCTCAAAAACTAACTTTGGGTGAAGGGTGCTCTATCTTTTAAAATGACTATTTTGGCCGCAGACTTCGCAACACACGCTTAGGACTAAACATTTGGAGCGTGAAATTTGTAGGAATAAACATCTGCAAGTGGCTCATAAATAGATAGTCTCTAATAAACAGAACTAGGATGACATGTTAAACTCAAAATATCCAACAATCTCAAAACCCTTGAAATAAAAAAGAGCAGAGAATAAAACTAACCTGAATAAGGGGCAACAAGTAGGCCAAAGTCCTGTCATGATCAGAGGGTGAACTCAAGAGCACACTTTTTCCTTCCAAAATAGCTGGAATAACCACACACTGTATCTCACTAGGAACAAATTCACCAATCCCATCCATGACCTCAACAAGCTCCTCACTCACACCCAACTCCTTAAAATTTGCAACCACCATTGTGGGTTCACTCTCATTCTGCAAACCCTTTTGGACCACCTTCTTCTCACCAGCAGTAACAGCAGTATCCACCTTTAGGTCTTTTGAGGAGGACCCTTTGAGTTTCCTTTGCTTGAACTGTTCCAAAAGCAGTGAATCCCTTTGGGACTTGGAAGATGTTGAGAAAGTACTGGTGGAGCCTTGAAAACTAGCATtgtgtgatggtggtggtgctggTTTTGAGAGTGGGTTACGCTTCCCTGGAGAGTGCAGAAAATACGAGAAGCTCAGAAGCTCTCTGACTCGTCTTCTCATggcttctcttctcttctctggtTTTTGAATCGTTTCTTCACTACTTCAAATGCGAGTTGGGGATTCGGTGCCGTAGACAGCAATGGTGAAATAACTTTGATCCGGTTGGGCTTGTTGGGCTTAACAAATTGCACAAATTAATTTAACATAAATTAAGGATATATTTTCCACATTGACCAAAAAACAAAGGATATATTTTCAAAAGTTCTGGCATTTGTTGGAAACTGATTTTGTTCAAGTCATGGCAGATTTTTGGCGCAGTGGGTTATTGCCTAGAGGGTGTAATGCTTCTTTCATTGCTCTTGTGCCTAAGGTTGAGTCTCCGCAGCAGTTAAATGATTTCAGACCAATTTCGTTGATTGGTTGTATCTACAAAGTGATCTCCAAGCTTCTTGCAAATAGAATCAGATTGGTTTTGGGCAAGCTTATTGACGAGAACCAGTTTGCTTTTCTTCGTGGAAGGAATATGCTAGATAGTGTGGTCATAATAAATGAAATCCTTCATGAGGCGAAGTATTTAAAGAAGCCTACACTAGTGTTTAAAGTAGACTATGAAAAGGCATATGACTCAGTGGAATGGGACTTTCTAATCTATATGATGGAGAGGATGCATTTTAGCCCTAAATGGGTGCAATGGGTGAAGAGTTGTCTAGATTCAGCAGCAGTATCTGTTTTGGTTAATGGGAGCCCAATCGCAGAGTTCAAAATGGCTAAAGGCCTTAGACAAGGTGATCCTCTTGCGTCATTTCTTTTCTTGATAGTAGCTGAAGGGTTGAATGGTCTTCTTAAGCAGGCAACTCATATGGGCAGTTTTAGGGGATTTAAAATCGGTAGTGATCAATTGGAAGTACCAATTCTCCAGTTTGCAGATGATACTATTTTCCTTGGGGAAGCTACAGTTCAGAATGTCAAAGTTGTGAAGTGCATTTTGAGATGCTTTGAGTTGGCATCCGGATTGAAAGTTAACTTCCACAAGAGTAAGTTGGCAACAATTGAGGTAGATGAGAATACTACAAACAGGTTTGCATCATTGCTTCATTGTAAGGTTATGTCCATCCCGTTTGTTTATCTTGGTATTCCGGTGGGCAGCAGGGCTCGAGCCTCTTCTACATGGGATCCAATTCTCTATAAGATGAAAGCAAAGCTGACACCTTGGAGACGCAGGCATATCTCCTTTGCCGGTCGTATTTGCTTGATTCAGAGTGTATTGTCATCACTTCCATTGTTCTTTCTGTCTTATTTTAAGTTACCAGTGGGAGTTGAGAAGGAGTGTAGGAATTTAATGCGGAGATTCCTGTGGGGAGGCTCAGAGGGTGACCAGAAGATATCTTGGGTAAGCTGGGATCGGATATGCAAACCTAAGGAGTTGGGTGGGTTAGGATTGAAAGATTGGTCTTCTTTCAACAAAGCATTGCTTGGAAAATGGAGGTGGCGCTTCTTGACTGAACCAAATAGCATGTGGTGCCGGGTTATTCGAGCAAAGTATAGGAATAGAGGTCAAGCTTCTGAATCATCTTGGTGGAGGGATATTAAGGCGGCTTGCCTTGATCACAATCACGACGATTGGTTTGAATCTGGTCTCCAAAAAGAAGTTCGGAACGGGGATGCTACACGGTTTTGGACTGAGAATTGGACGGGGGATGGATTGTTGGATGTGCGTTTCCATAGACTCTATAATCTGTCTCGACAAAAATATGCTACAATAGCAGAGATGGGAGGCTGGTCAAATGGGGAATGGAGGTGGAACTTTCGATGGCGGAGGGTGTTGAGTAAGAGGGAGATGGGGTGGGTCCATAAAATGAGAGAGGAAGTGAGTGTGTTCAACTTCAGGCAAAACCAGTCTGATAAGTGGCGGTGGTCGCTGAACCACGAGGGGATTTATACAGTTAACAGTACTTACTCTTTTTTGCAGGTTTGTGATCAAGGTGAAGCTGATCAGGCTCTTAAACTCATTTGGGCTGCTCCGGTACCATCCCATGTAAAGGCGTTTGCTTGGCGGCTGTTGTTGGACCGTTTGCAGAATAGACAACAACTATTGAGAAGAGGGGTGTTACATGCTCACGATGATGTGTCTTGCGCTTTCTGTCATGTGGAGGTCGAAACTACTGCTCATCTAATGTCCTCATGTCCGCTGCTGCGTGGTGTTTGGGATGCATGTAGTGCTTGGCTCGTGATTCCGAATGTCTCGCATGTCTCTCCTCGTGATCATTTGCTGAATTTCCCTTGTCATGGTCGGACTCAGACTCAAAAGATGGGTGAGATTTCTGTTTGGCTTGCTGTCGTTTGGTCTATTTGGCTACACTGAAATGAAactatatttggatctgctgaGTTTGACAAGGAGGCTTTGGTGGATGTTATCCAATTTCGTTCGTGGCATTGGATCCGTCATAAGATGAAGGGTGCTGGCTTCTCATTCTTTGAATGGAAAAATTGTCCAAATGCTTGCATACACTCTCTCTAGTGCTTGGGTTTTTTCATTTGAAGGTTCTGTGTCTATTAGCCATTATTTAACATTTTCATGTTTTCTCATTGCTGATGGGTGGGTGGGGCTGCAACCGTTTCTGGTTTATAATTCACTCCCTGATTGCACATTATGTGTGTCCTTTGAAATTAAAGTGGGGGCTGCTATACACAGTGGAGGataatttcttttgttttatgtaatttgtttttcttttcccttctttgtattgggttagcaccccttgtgcttatCAATATATCTtctttgcttatcaaaaaaaaaaaaaacattctttTTTATATTCTAAATGGTGTCTCATTTCTTGTTGAAGTTGTGTCACGCCAATTTAGGCTCCGTTTGGATACACagtttaattaagcgcttatggtatAAGTGCCATAAGCGTTTactcataagctattttaattttttgtttgaaataaATCGAAAACGAAGCTATATATAAGTATAAGCTTTTTTTCATAAACTATTATGAGtagtttatgaaaataagctcaaaataagcTGTTTGTATAAGATCTCTCAAACACTAGCATAAGAGCTTATACTCTCAAATAAACTCAAATAATCTCTTCCAAAAAAtaagtaattttaaattaacATGACATAATATTAATGGTGCTATATAGAATGAGGCACTATTTGAGAAAGAGAATTTTGATCCATATTCTCCTACTTTACCTGTTCACGTTAGTGAACCAAGAAGTCAGATTCATAATTTCCAAAGAAgataaaacctaaaccttttggCATTATCATAAACATGTTTATTACAATTGGTAatctccccttttatagaggtgtCTAACCCTAAAGACCTAATTTGGGTTTCATTCCAAAAATAGCTCATACATAATCCTCCCAAAAGGAAGTGAGGTCGCCCAAGACTCTCACAAAAATACATAAATCGCAAATGCACAACTAGTATACATAAAAGGTGTGGGGTGACATACATAAGGGAGAAATCGCCCGCGGTGATGAAGTTGTCCATAAAGACGCTAATGGAATGAGAAGATTGCTCACAAGATGAGGAGGTCACTGACTAGTGGTCACTCGTAAAATGAAGGAGTCGCTCGTGAGTGGTCGCTTGATGGATAATGAAGTAGTCGGTAGCTCTGAACGTCTCAGTGGATCCTCCGCCTTCCAAAACCCAATAAAGGCAACTAGAGAGGGTCGCCCTAACATACATGTAATATGACGACTTTTGAACTGAGTCTCCCCTGAGCATTCTATTACCCTCCTCCGTATTAAATTGAGAAAACATTGAGTGTTTTTCTTACACTTTTAAAATATATCTAGATCTcttaacttttcatttaatatatattttttataatgctAGTGGGTTCTGGAATCTCATGTTTTTTGGTTGTTGTTGAGGAGGCTTGTGGAAGAAGATGATACTGAAATTTGGGATTTGTGTTGTTGTGTTCTTGAATTTgtatttgtatttatttattttatttttaaagggTTTTGAAATCTGAGTTTTGTGCTGCTGTGTTGTTGAATCTGAGTTTTTTCGTTAATAGAGGCTTGAAGGATGCTGAGTTCGATCAAGATTGTTCtccatgtttttattttaaatttgagctaatttttatttatttacttacttgGCATTTCATATTTTCATTGATAAAAGCGTCAGAACAACATTATTAATATGTGCCACCACGTAAGCTAACTTGGTCAGCTCATGTAGGCCAAATTGATGGCATGACCAAAATTAAACAATCGTGTGAGATAAAAGTCTAAAATCGCTCATTGTAAATAAatgggtaaatggtcacattggtccctggatgttcgcaccgacttcagaatcgtccctggatgaattttattagacTCGCAGTCCCCAGATGTGgaaaaaaatagtcatattagtccctcaCGTTAAAATCCCAtaacgtccgttaacccaattaataaaagtcaacattgtatttctaattttctttcactttggtccctttcttctttcttccaccctcttcacccccttcttccatcattttcaccaaaacccaccccccATCATGCTTCAGAAACCCAGAACGTAAAGCCACAATCTTCacttccttcatcttcatcttgttcatcttcactttattcatcttcatccccttcttccatcatcttcaccaaaaactcctccccttcttcatcaacccattccccttttttttttcttttttttcatatcatcatcatcaacactcttcttctccttcttcaaccaACCATGCCCAAACCTTCTCTCCCAGATTTAACACAAACCCAACTCAGATTTAACACCAAATTTACCCTCATTCTCTCCCAAGTTGGGTTTGTGAGTAACATTAAAATATTAGACGATGCATGGGTTGTTTCACTGTTACAATTCACCCTAACATGTGGAGCTCAATCAATAATTAAAATCAAAAACTGCCTTGAGCTTCTTCACTTCACAAAACCCAGATCTGCTTCTTCTCTTCTCCACCCACAAAACTAATTTTCTCTTCAAAACATATTCTCTGCATCAACTCTCTCCTCGACTTCCCAGGCTCAACCACAGCCACCGAGCAGGACCTCGTCCACATCTGCGTGTCTCTCGCTCTCTCTAtgtctctctctctgctttGTGCCCGGGTTTTGATTTTGGTTCTGGTGACGGTGTCGCCGGCGAGTTCTCCGGTTGAGAGTAGGATCTGGGTTGTAGGTTTGAAGATCAGGGAGGTGACCTCGTCCATATATATGTTTTGCAGCGTGAGAGGAATCAGTTGAGGGAGGTAGAGGCGGAGGAACTGGTTGACCATGGCGGAGGCGGAGAAGCCTGAAGTGTTGGAGGCTGTGTTGAAGGAAGCTGTGGATTTAGTAGCAAACCaaatttgaatttgtttttgcttttttttagaGTAACATTGAATTTGCTTCACGGGTAGAGAGAAAGAACAAAATCTGGATTGTGGTCGGTGGGAACAAGAGAATGCGGCGGCAATGTTGTTAGGGTCGGAAACCCAGAACGTAAACCCACAAACCCAACTTTCTGGGTTTCTGAAGCAAGATggggggtgggttttggtgaaaatgatggaagaagggggtgaagagggtggaagaaagaagaaagggaccaaagtgaaagaaaattagaaagataatgttgacttttattaattgggttaacgtatgttaggggattttaacgtcagagactaatatgactattttttgccacatctggggaccgcgagcctaataaaattcatccagggacgattctgaagtcggtgcgaacatcccgggaccaatgtgaccatttacccgtAAATAAatgggttaatcgtctacttggtccctgtctttgtctcgccgtctgaaattagtccctccccggaaaatttgcaaatctgggtcctctcgtttgcaataagtttggagcaggtcctcgccggagcccggagctccggcgagtgatgaataggCATGCTGACTAGATAAATGAGGCTTACgtggaaagagaaaaaaaaattaaaaattacatgtcaaaTTAATTACCCAAATaaaccctaaattaattaacaaaaccAATTCCCCAAATTAATTCTAAACAGAATCAATTCCCCCAAATTAATTCAAATTCCCCAAATTAGGTTTCATATTCTGCAATTCCAGTTTCAATTCCTAACCCTAAATCAATCACAATTCCTAATATTGTtcttccatcttcatcttcactgcAGGCAAGAAGAATTCACTAAACCCCATCTGCACTCCCTTCACATCACTACTCTTTCATCCATCAATACTCTCCTTTAGATGGGGTTTCTTCTTTGAATCCAGGATCATGTCTCAACTCATGGGACTTCACTCTTGACCCAGGTCCCTTCTTTCTTCGATCAAGGTCCCTTTTCATCTTCACCTACGAACCcagaaacccacccccacctccAGCAAGCTCAACAACCCACCAACCCCACCTATACCCAGCCACCGAGAAACCACCACCCAAACCCAGCCAGACTCGCcagtcgccaccaccaccctgaaacccacccccacctccTGCAACCTCAACAACCCAGCAACCATTTTCTTCCCTTTCATACCACCAACGCCAAAGAGACAttgacaaagaaagaagaagaagaagcaaaacaAGAACAAAGGGCAAATCGAGAGAACAAGAGGACCGCGTTGGCTCCGGCGAAGTGTCAACGCGGTCGTGTGCTGCTCCGGTTGTTCTTCAGGCGGTCGCGGTTGAAGAGCGGGAAAACGGCGTCGTTGCAGAAGACGCCGTCGTCGTCCGTGGCCTCAAGCCCCTCTTCCTTTCTTTCCAGCTTGTGAGCCCTTCTTCCTTGCCCATCTCTTTAACATTGCGGTGGTGGGGTGGAGAAGAAAGGTGAAGACGCGGCTGTGGTGGGGTGAAGAAGTGGTTCatgagagatgaagaggaaggttcaagaagaagaagagcgtCCATGGCGGTGGGTGAAAGATGAAGAGGAAGGTTCCAGAAGAATTAGGGTTTGGAATTGGTGTATTTCTGAATAGGTGATTTAAGATTTGGGGGAATTGGGGTTAATTTGGGGAGggggaattgattttgttaattaggTTTGGATTTGATTTGTTAAAAGGTTTTATTTTGGTTAATTGGGTTAAATTATttgacatgtaatttttttattttttttaaaatctatgTCAGCTCACTTAATTGAGTCAGCATGCCTATTCAtgactcgccggagctccagacttattgcaaacgagaggacccaaatttacaaatttttcggagagggactaatttcagacgatgagacaaagacagggaccaagtagacgattaaccctaaaTAAATTAGACCAAAAATTAAACGATGATGTTATTTTAGAAACCAAAATTACAcctaaaaaatttgaaattcttCACCCAAACTATTTCAAAACTTGGCGCCATACAGAAAAGCCTTCAAAATTTCTGTCGAAATTTCCATCGTCccctttcaatttttattttctcccTACTGATAACAGAGACTTTCCATCGCATCGCAATTCGCAGACCAAATGTCGTCGTCTTCAATTGTCTTCATCGCCCTCCAATGCTGCCAATGCTCCACCATGCaggcactctctctctcacacactctCCCATTCTCTCTCATTATCTGCGTCGTTTCTGAATTTCTGATCCCGTTTCATTGACAATCGCATTTCAGgtgaagcagaagaagaagagcagCAACAAATGGACCTGCGCGGTCTGCAACCAGAAGCAATCCCTTCGCAAAGTCTTCGCCCAGGGATACCTCGCCAGCGACATCCGCAAATTCGTCCAGACCTTCAACATGTCCCGCAAATCTCTCGATGAGAACGCCCAGTGGACCGTCGCTGAAACCCTAGCTCCGCCGCCGGAACACGACTTCTCAACCAGCCAGGAAAAGAAGCGGACTGATTGGGCCGCGTACCTCGACCGAGACGATGATCATGCTGGCAAAGGAGgcgaacaacaacaacatggtATAACTCTAGAATTATAATTTGTGATAACTAAATTTA from Lotus japonicus ecotype B-129 chromosome 2, LjGifu_v1.2 includes:
- the LOC130735391 gene encoding DEAD-box ATP-dependent RNA helicase 39-like; its protein translation is MRRRVRELLSFSYFLHSPGKRNPLSKPAPPPSHNASFQGSTSTFSTSSKSQRDSLLLEQFKQRKLKGSSSKDLKVDTAVTAGEKKVVQKGLQNESEPTMVVANFKELGVSEELVEVMDGIGEFVPSEIQCVVIPAILEGKSVLLSSPSDHDRTLAYLLPLIQLLRRDRELLSSNSKHPRAIVLCASEEKAAQCYNAAQYIIHDAELKSAKNCASATSEQSNSSIGLMIGTPCEVLQYIQEGNVVPAELRYLVLDGMDCLLNSGHSPEIHKILKPLQDHGSTSTVKRLQTILAISTIAEVLGEESPLVKRLERDHAGNISAMSLEMEPTEVFDFSESLEALRKKVAEAMNSLLK